AGAAGGTAAGGCTATTCAGTGATATGTAGCGCGGACGGAATGCTCGAGGTTGAGAGAATCGAGTCTTCGCGTCACTCGGTCCGCATCAAAATTCAACGCCGTTCTGACCTTTCCGAGCAAAGCGACGACCTCGCTTGCGTCGATCTTTTGGCTGTGCATTCTTTCCACAAAAAAGGCAAAAACGAGATCATTGTCCAAATCGTCGATCAGATCCATTGGTCCTCCGTTGAGCTTATGAGCCGAAGATTAGCACAACTCCTGCAACCCGCCTAGCCGAGAAAAGCTCTTGTGATGTTAACAAAATGTTAACAATTCTGTTCACCAACACCGCGCTTAAATTGATTTGGGTTTAAACTCTTAAATGAATCGGCAAAACGGCGTCTCTGTGTCCGAAAATACCGTTTTGTTTCTTGTGGATCTGATGGCCTTGCATATGAAGATCAATGGTGAAAGCCCCACGGTAAGGATCGTCTCGGTGTTGGTCCTTGCGGCACTTGTCGTGACGCTGCCGGGATGTTTCAGCGGCCGCCAGGGACGCGGTGATTCGATAAAAATGCAGGGTGCGGGTTCGTCGTTCATCAGCCCACTGATGCAGAAATGGGTCCACGAATTCGGCTATCTCAATCCGAACGTCAAGATCGACTTTCAGTCGATCGGTTCGGGCGGCGGCATAAAGCAATCAAAGGAACGGACGATAAATTTCGGTGCGACCGACATCGCGATGAAAGATGACGATCTGGCGACCGCCGACGGCCAGATGCTGCATGTTCCGGTCATTCTCGGCGCAGTGGTGCTTACTTACAATCTAGAGCAGGTCAGTGTCCCTCTGAAACTTTCACCCGAAACCATCGCGGATATTTTCCTCGGAAAGATAAAGCGTTGGGACGATGACCGCATCAAGGCAGATAATCCCGGCGTCGAACTGCCGGCGGTCGATCTGACGGTCGTGCACCGTTCGGACGGCAGCGGAACGTCCGCCGTGTTTACGAACTATCTTTGCAAGGTCAGCCCCGAATGGAAAGAAAAGGTCGGTGAGGGAACCAGCCCAAGCTGGCCGGTCGGCCTCGGCGGAAAAGGCAACGAAGGCGTGACGGGACAGATCAAGCAGACCCCGAACACCATCGGCTATGTCGAATACGCTTACGCGGTAAAGAATAAACTGCCTGTCGCCGAAATAAAGAACAAAGCCGGCAATTTCGTTGTCCCGACCTTCGAGGCGGTGACGGCCGCGGCCGCAGAGACGCTTGATCAGACACCGGAAGACCTGCGGGTCACGATCACTAACGCCGCCGGTGCGGATGCGTATCCTATTTCAAGCTACGTTTATATTTTGGTTTACCGCGAACAGCCTGACGTTCGCATACGCGATACTCTGGTCGATTTTCTCACATGGAGCATCAACGACGGACAGCGTTTCGCCAAGCCGCTTTATTATGCTCCGCTTCCGTCGGGTATGGTCCAGAGGGCGACCGCAAAGATCGCATTGCTGAAAGGGGAGACGGCTGCAAAGCCTGAAACGGCAAAATAGTGAATTCTGCACCACAGTCGAAACTCTTTTCCGGCGATACCTTCTTCCGCCTGTCCCTGGCCTCGTGCGCTTCGCTGATCCTACTGATCGTTATCGGAATGGTCGTCGTAATGACGAATAATTCTTGGCTTTCCATCAAAGAATTCGGCATTGGCTTTCTCTACGGCA
This sequence is a window from Acidobacteriota bacterium. Protein-coding genes within it:
- the pstS gene encoding phosphate ABC transporter substrate-binding protein PstS, producing the protein MKINGESPTVRIVSVLVLAALVVTLPGCFSGRQGRGDSIKMQGAGSSFISPLMQKWVHEFGYLNPNVKIDFQSIGSGGGIKQSKERTINFGATDIAMKDDDLATADGQMLHVPVILGAVVLTYNLEQVSVPLKLSPETIADIFLGKIKRWDDDRIKADNPGVELPAVDLTVVHRSDGSGTSAVFTNYLCKVSPEWKEKVGEGTSPSWPVGLGGKGNEGVTGQIKQTPNTIGYVEYAYAVKNKLPVAEIKNKAGNFVVPTFEAVTAAAAETLDQTPEDLRVTITNAAGADAYPISSYVYILVYREQPDVRIRDTLVDFLTWSINDGQRFAKPLYYAPLPSGMVQRATAKIALLKGETAAKPETAK